The Streptomyces sp. Alt3 genome has a segment encoding these proteins:
- a CDS encoding chitinase, whose translation MQRRTRVSSALAGLIALGLACSACSTGGVADQAKGSQPPPPAATRTDYTPYVSATTAADTDGAGAPDTYNLAFVTSEADGCTPLWGGTTAITSEAVAARVEALTGTGADIRVSFGGAAGTEAALTCDSARELADAYAQVLDAVGATKADFDIEGDALTDTASVTRRNEALALLQDERDLDVTYTLPVMPDGLEDTGTAVLEDALDQGVEVSAVNIMAMNYSTSHDGDMGDYAESAARAAHDQLVDILGLSQEAAWKALHITVMIGVNDVEGETFTLDDAASLRSFATRQGVGALSLWAAFRDQKCASDEDTETASDTCSGVDQEAGAFAEALSG comes from the coding sequence ATGCAAAGGCGCACACGGGTTTCCTCGGCCCTCGCCGGGCTGATCGCGCTCGGCCTCGCCTGCTCGGCCTGCTCGACGGGCGGTGTCGCCGATCAGGCGAAAGGGTCCCAGCCGCCACCGCCGGCGGCCACCCGCACCGACTACACGCCGTACGTGAGCGCCACGACCGCCGCCGACACCGACGGCGCGGGTGCCCCCGACACGTACAACCTGGCCTTCGTCACCTCCGAGGCCGACGGCTGCACCCCTCTCTGGGGCGGCACCACGGCGATCACCAGTGAGGCGGTCGCGGCCCGCGTCGAGGCGCTCACCGGGACCGGGGCGGACATCCGGGTCTCCTTCGGCGGCGCCGCGGGCACCGAGGCGGCACTGACCTGCGACAGCGCCCGGGAACTGGCCGACGCCTACGCGCAGGTGCTGGACGCCGTCGGCGCCACGAAGGCGGACTTCGACATCGAGGGCGACGCGCTCACCGACACCGCCTCCGTCACCCGCCGCAACGAGGCCCTCGCCCTGCTCCAGGACGAGCGCGACCTCGACGTCACCTACACCCTGCCCGTCATGCCCGACGGGCTGGAGGACACCGGCACCGCAGTCCTGGAGGACGCGTTGGACCAGGGGGTCGAGGTCTCCGCGGTGAACATCATGGCGATGAACTACAGCACCTCCCACGACGGGGACATGGGCGACTACGCCGAGAGTGCCGCGCGCGCCGCCCACGACCAGCTCGTGGACATCCTCGGACTGTCGCAGGAGGCGGCGTGGAAGGCGCTGCACATCACCGTGATGATCGGGGTCAACGACGTCGAGGGCGAGACCTTCACCCTCGACGACGCGGCGTCCCTGCGCTCCTTCGCCACCCGACAGGGAGTCGGCGCCCTCTCCCTGTGGGCGGCCTTCCGCGACCAGAAGTGCGCCTCGGACGAGGACACGGAGACCGCCTCGGACACCTGCAGCGGGGTCGACCAGGAGGCGGGCGCGTTCGCCGAGGCGCTGAGCGGCTGA
- a CDS encoding bifunctional polysaccharide deacetylase/glycosyltransferase family 2 protein: protein MAASRRRHATPGRIGRVGRPAVPRPRVIMALVLLLGLVCTMLLDGYLRAEVGNDQRVRSNASADTVPDEVLEGGPILSFPGGTARSQSVPDKTIVLTFDDGPDPEWSGKVLDILDENDVPGTFFLVGSMISRYPDVVRRMVDEGNEVGVHTFTHVDLSYQSEARVKREIAQTQLALAGATGITTTLFRAPYSSKTDAIDDYSWPVYQRLGAMGYTSVFIDTDSEDWQLPGVSKIVKWATPEEGEGASVLFHDAGGDRSETLAALPKYIKKMKAKGYTFTTVSGAQQQDAATAGETGGDANGAAQPGGPAQAGSAQGNAEQSAHRTADTASIWEGRALLAAVAVAEWSVPGLAAVLAVVGFAVLGRFGMMLLLARRHHRQRNRRRFTWGPEVTGPVSVIVPAYNEKECIANTLNSLAASTHPIEIVVVDDGSTDGTAEIAEALGLPNVRVVRQENAGKPAALNNGVRHARYDIVVMMDGDTVFEPDAVHQLVQPFADPGIGAVAGNAKVGNRSTMIGAWQHIEYVIGFNLDRRMYDLLRCMPTIPGAIGAFRRQAVQEAGGMSEDTLAEDTDITIALHRAGWRVVYAEHARAWTEAPASLGQLWRQRYRWSYGTMQALWKHRRSVTDRGPSGRFGRVGMPLVVLFQIVTPVFAPLIDVFTVYAMIFVDFRASLLAWLAVLAVQLFCAAYAFRLDREKYRYLLMLPLQQLAYRQLMYLVLIHSCVTAATGGRLRWQKLKRTGEVGTPRAGAS from the coding sequence ATGGCCGCTTCGCGCCGCCGCCACGCCACTCCGGGCAGGATCGGCCGCGTCGGGCGCCCGGCCGTTCCCCGGCCCCGCGTGATCATGGCCCTGGTGCTGCTGCTGGGGCTCGTCTGCACGATGCTGCTGGACGGATACCTCCGCGCGGAGGTCGGCAACGACCAGCGGGTGCGCTCGAACGCCTCGGCGGACACGGTGCCCGACGAGGTGCTTGAGGGCGGGCCCATCCTGAGCTTCCCCGGCGGCACCGCCCGCAGCCAGTCCGTACCGGACAAGACGATCGTGCTGACCTTCGACGACGGCCCCGATCCCGAATGGAGCGGGAAGGTGCTGGACATCCTGGACGAGAACGACGTGCCGGGCACCTTCTTCCTCGTCGGCTCCATGATCTCGCGCTACCCGGACGTCGTCCGCCGGATGGTCGACGAGGGCAACGAGGTGGGGGTCCACACCTTCACCCATGTCGACCTCTCGTACCAGAGCGAGGCCCGCGTCAAGCGGGAGATCGCCCAGACACAGCTCGCGCTGGCGGGCGCGACGGGCATCACTACGACTCTGTTCCGCGCCCCGTACTCCTCGAAGACCGATGCGATCGACGACTACAGCTGGCCCGTCTACCAGCGCCTCGGCGCGATGGGCTACACCAGCGTGTTCATCGACACCGACAGCGAGGACTGGCAGCTGCCGGGCGTTTCCAAGATCGTCAAGTGGGCGACTCCGGAGGAGGGCGAGGGCGCCTCGGTCCTGTTCCACGACGCGGGCGGCGACCGCTCCGAAACACTGGCCGCGCTGCCGAAGTACATCAAGAAGATGAAGGCGAAGGGGTACACCTTCACCACCGTCAGCGGGGCGCAGCAGCAGGACGCGGCAACCGCCGGCGAGACCGGTGGGGACGCGAACGGCGCCGCACAGCCGGGCGGCCCCGCCCAGGCGGGCTCGGCGCAGGGCAACGCCGAGCAGTCCGCCCACCGCACGGCGGACACCGCCAGCATCTGGGAGGGCCGCGCCCTGCTCGCCGCCGTCGCCGTGGCGGAGTGGAGCGTGCCGGGACTGGCCGCCGTGCTCGCCGTCGTCGGCTTCGCGGTCCTGGGCCGCTTCGGCATGATGCTCCTGCTCGCCCGGCGCCACCACCGGCAGCGGAACAGGCGCAGATTCACCTGGGGTCCCGAGGTGACCGGGCCGGTCAGTGTGATCGTCCCCGCGTACAACGAGAAGGAGTGCATCGCCAATACCCTCAACTCCCTCGCCGCGAGCACCCATCCCATCGAGATCGTGGTCGTCGACGACGGCTCGACGGACGGCACGGCGGAGATCGCCGAAGCGCTCGGCCTGCCCAATGTGCGGGTGGTCCGGCAGGAGAACGCCGGCAAGCCCGCGGCGCTCAACAACGGCGTGCGGCACGCACGGTACGACATCGTCGTGATGATGGACGGGGACACCGTCTTCGAGCCGGACGCCGTGCACCAGCTCGTCCAGCCGTTCGCCGACCCCGGGATCGGTGCCGTCGCGGGCAACGCGAAGGTCGGCAACCGGTCCACGATGATCGGCGCCTGGCAGCACATCGAGTACGTGATCGGGTTCAACCTGGACCGCCGGATGTACGACCTGCTGCGCTGCATGCCGACCATTCCGGGCGCCATCGGGGCCTTCCGCCGCCAAGCGGTCCAGGAGGCCGGCGGGATGAGCGAGGACACCCTCGCCGAGGACACCGACATCACCATCGCGCTCCACCGTGCGGGCTGGCGCGTCGTCTACGCCGAGCACGCACGCGCCTGGACCGAGGCACCGGCCTCCCTGGGGCAGTTGTGGCGTCAGCGCTACCGCTGGAGCTACGGCACCATGCAGGCGTTGTGGAAGCACCGCCGGTCCGTCACCGACCGCGGGCCCTCCGGACGCTTCGGGCGGGTCGGCATGCCGCTCGTCGTCCTCTTCCAGATCGTCACGCCCGTCTTCGCGCCGCTCATCGACGTCTTCACCGTCTACGCGATGATCTTCGTGGACTTCCGTGCCTCGCTGCTCGCCTGGCTGGCCGTCCTGGCGGTTCAGCTGTTCTGCGCGGCGTACGCCTTCCGCCTCGACCGGGAGAAGTACCGCTATCTGCTGATGCTGCCCCTCCAGCAGCTCGCCTACCGGCAGTTGATGTACCTCGTGCTGATCCACTCCTGCGTGACGGCGGCGACCGGCGGCAGGCTGCGCTGGCAGAAGCTGAAACGCACCGGCGAGGTGGGCACTCCCCGGGCCGGGGCGTCGTAG
- a CDS encoding acyltransferase family protein codes for MAGTHRRTAASPSPATATATGRDRSFDVLRAVALVRVVTYHTFEWPWLGYVFPSMGVMFALAGSLMARSLERPAPAVLRSRLRRLLIPVWLFGLVLGVAMLLHGWTPGPDVLLWVLPVGDPPGNAWGEQAWAVLWYLRAYLWFVLLSPVLLRLFRLAPLPVLALSLVPFVVLETVSGVPDGRLGGALSDASVFLFCWLLGFAHRDGVLDRLRVPGALAVAAPLMAAGAWWAAGHPADGSFDLDDIPLAQALWSAGFVLLLLRFRPRFDGLARRPVADRIVTVFNARAVTVYLWHEVALMATVPLIDLMWEVPALEQHLPLDSLWVQFGIAWVLIAVAVVSFGWVEDVAAKRRPRLLP; via the coding sequence GTGGCGGGGACGCACCGCAGGACGGCGGCCTCGCCCTCCCCCGCGACGGCGACGGCCACGGGCCGCGACCGGTCCTTCGACGTGCTGCGGGCCGTGGCGCTCGTCCGGGTGGTGACCTACCACACCTTCGAGTGGCCGTGGCTGGGATACGTCTTCCCTTCCATGGGCGTGATGTTCGCGCTCGCCGGATCGCTCATGGCCCGCTCGCTGGAGCGGCCGGCTCCCGCCGTGCTCCGCAGCAGACTCCGGAGGCTGCTGATCCCGGTGTGGCTGTTCGGTCTCGTGCTCGGGGTGGCGATGCTGCTGCACGGCTGGACACCGGGGCCGGACGTCCTGCTCTGGGTCCTGCCGGTCGGCGACCCGCCCGGCAACGCGTGGGGGGAACAGGCCTGGGCGGTGCTCTGGTATCTGCGCGCATACCTGTGGTTCGTACTGCTCTCCCCTGTCCTGCTGCGTCTCTTCAGGCTGGCGCCGCTCCCCGTGCTCGCCCTGTCGCTGGTGCCCTTCGTGGTGCTGGAGACGGTGTCGGGCGTCCCGGACGGGCGACTGGGCGGCGCGCTCAGCGACGCGTCGGTGTTCCTCTTCTGCTGGCTGCTGGGCTTCGCGCACCGCGACGGTGTGCTCGACCGGCTGCGCGTCCCCGGCGCCCTGGCCGTCGCGGCGCCACTGATGGCCGCGGGGGCCTGGTGGGCCGCCGGGCATCCGGCGGACGGTTCGTTCGACCTGGACGACATCCCGCTCGCCCAGGCGCTGTGGTCGGCGGGCTTCGTCCTGCTCCTGTTGCGTTTCCGGCCCCGCTTCGACGGGCTCGCGCGTCGTCCGGTGGCCGACCGGATCGTCACGGTGTTCAACGCCCGCGCGGTGACGGTCTATCTCTGGCACGAGGTGGCGCTGATGGCCACGGTGCCGCTGATCGATCTGATGTGGGAGGTGCCCGCACTGGAGCAGCACCTGCCGCTGGACAGCCTGTGGGTGCAGTTCGGCATCGCGTGGGTGCTGATCGCGGTCGCGGTGGTGTCCTTCGGCTGGGTCGAGGACGTCGCGGCGAAACGAAGGCCCCGTCTGCTGCCGTGA
- a CDS encoding MFS transporter — translation MVGGITLVKDEPGGTEYGRGTPGTVVEAEPPAPPSAAGPPAPPDGISPRRVRLVFLGLMLTLLLAALDQMIVATALPKIVGELHGLDRMSWAVTAYLLASTIGLPIYGKLGDLFGRKSVFQFAIVVFVIGSALAGWSRSMDELIAFRAVQGIGGGGLMIGVQAIIADIVPARERGRYMGLIGAVFGLASVAGPLLGGFFTDHASWRWCFYINVPFGVVTLAVIAVVLKLPKPAVRPRLDVLGALLLAAASTCLVLLTSWGGTEYAWGSRTILGLAAGAAGTTLLFLLVEHRAAEPVIPLRLFRDSVFNVTSLVGAVVGVALFGAASYLPTYLQMVEGVSATESGLLMLPMMGGIVIASVVSGQLVSRTGRYRVYPLVGGAVSAVGMWLLSLLDTGTSALEYGLWQAVLGIGIGLVMSILVLAVQNSVRPSDLGTATSAHNYFRQIGGSVGAAIFGTLFAGRLADALAVRLPTGADLPDPESITPQLVHTMEPALRDAYIQAYADAMPRIFLYLVPVLLLGLFLAFFLKEKSLVSHHTPQTAPDPAAEQSTIPLARTDPGPPQPGPLSGTPVRGSVQHPDGTEVGRAALTLIDGQGRQVGRGASGADGRYALSAPGAGSYVLIAAAGGHQPQAVSVTVGERPVELDVVLGGAGRLAGAVLTPDGAPVRDAAVTLTDVRGEVVATTRTGREGAYVISELVAGEYTLAASAPAFRPAALPVSVQAARETRQDIELAGGAVLRGIVRAPGGRAVEDARVTLLDAAGNVVDTLTTGSDGAFRFVDLSTGEYTVIAAGYPPVATVLQLPGGGRTERDLQLGHED, via the coding sequence GTGGTGGGTGGGATCACTCTGGTGAAGGACGAGCCGGGAGGCACGGAGTACGGCCGGGGGACGCCCGGCACCGTGGTGGAGGCCGAGCCGCCCGCACCCCCGTCCGCCGCCGGGCCGCCCGCACCGCCTGACGGGATCAGCCCCCGCAGGGTCCGGCTGGTCTTCCTCGGGCTGATGCTCACCCTGCTGCTCGCGGCGCTCGACCAGATGATCGTCGCCACCGCCCTGCCGAAGATCGTCGGTGAGCTGCACGGCCTGGACCGGATGTCCTGGGCGGTCACCGCCTATCTGCTGGCCTCCACGATCGGCCTGCCGATCTACGGAAAGCTCGGCGACCTCTTCGGCCGCAAGAGCGTCTTCCAGTTCGCGATCGTCGTCTTCGTCATCGGCTCCGCCCTCGCGGGCTGGTCGCGCTCCATGGACGAGCTCATCGCCTTCCGGGCCGTCCAGGGCATCGGCGGCGGCGGGCTGATGATCGGCGTCCAGGCGATCATCGCCGACATCGTCCCGGCCAGGGAGCGAGGCCGCTACATGGGCCTCATCGGGGCGGTCTTCGGCCTCGCCTCCGTCGCCGGGCCGCTCCTCGGCGGATTCTTCACCGACCACGCCTCCTGGCGCTGGTGCTTCTACATCAACGTGCCGTTCGGTGTCGTGACCCTCGCCGTCATCGCGGTCGTGCTGAAACTGCCCAAGCCCGCGGTCCGCCCCCGCCTCGACGTGCTGGGGGCCCTGCTGCTGGCAGCCGCGTCGACGTGCCTGGTGCTGCTCACCAGCTGGGGCGGCACGGAGTACGCCTGGGGCTCGCGGACCATTTTGGGACTCGCCGCCGGAGCTGCCGGAACGACCCTGCTGTTCCTCCTCGTCGAGCACCGCGCCGCCGAACCCGTCATCCCGCTGCGGCTGTTCCGCGACTCGGTCTTCAACGTCACCTCCCTGGTGGGCGCGGTCGTGGGGGTCGCGCTGTTCGGAGCCGCCAGTTACCTGCCGACCTACCTCCAGATGGTCGAGGGTGTGTCCGCCACCGAATCGGGGCTGCTGATGCTGCCCATGATGGGCGGCATCGTCATCGCCTCCGTCGTCTCCGGACAACTGGTCTCGCGCACCGGCCGCTACCGCGTCTATCCGCTCGTGGGCGGAGCGGTGTCCGCAGTCGGGATGTGGCTGCTCTCTCTCCTCGACACGGGGACCTCGGCGCTGGAGTACGGCCTCTGGCAGGCGGTCCTCGGCATCGGTATCGGCCTCGTCATGTCGATCCTGGTCCTGGCTGTGCAGAACTCCGTGCGCCCGTCCGACCTCGGCACCGCCACCAGCGCCCACAACTACTTCCGGCAGATCGGCGGCAGCGTCGGCGCCGCCATCTTCGGCACCCTGTTCGCCGGGCGGCTCGCGGACGCGCTCGCGGTACGGCTCCCCACAGGTGCTGATCTGCCCGACCCGGAGTCGATCACCCCGCAGCTGGTCCACACCATGGAGCCCGCCCTGCGCGACGCCTACATCCAGGCGTACGCCGACGCGATGCCGCGGATCTTCCTCTACCTGGTGCCGGTGCTTCTGCTCGGCCTCTTCCTCGCCTTCTTCCTCAAGGAGAAATCGCTGGTGTCCCACCACACCCCGCAGACGGCTCCCGACCCGGCCGCGGAGCAGTCCACGATCCCCCTGGCCCGCACCGACCCCGGTCCGCCGCAGCCCGGCCCCCTCTCAGGGACCCCGGTGCGCGGATCCGTCCAGCATCCCGACGGCACGGAGGTCGGCCGGGCCGCGCTCACGCTCATCGACGGCCAGGGACGGCAGGTCGGGCGCGGGGCGAGCGGCGCCGACGGGCGTTACGCGCTGAGCGCGCCCGGCGCCGGTTCGTACGTGCTGATCGCCGCCGCGGGCGGGCACCAGCCGCAGGCCGTCAGCGTCACGGTCGGCGAGCGGCCGGTGGAGCTGGACGTGGTCCTGGGCGGGGCAGGGCGGCTCGCCGGAGCGGTCCTCACCCCCGACGGCGCGCCCGTCCGCGACGCGGCCGTCACGCTCACCGACGTACGGGGCGAAGTCGTCGCGACCACCCGTACCGGGCGCGAAGGCGCCTACGTCATCAGCGAGCTGGTGGCCGGTGAGTACACCCTGGCCGCCAGCGCCCCGGCCTTCCGCCCCGCGGCCCTCCCGGTCAGTGTGCAGGCCGCCCGGGAGACCAGGCAGGACATCGAGCTGGCCGGCGGCGCCGTGCTGCGCGGGATCGTACGCGCCCCCGGCGGACGCGCCGTCGAGGACGCCAGGGTCACGCTGCTCGACGCGGCGGGCAACGTGGTCGACACCCTCACCACCGGCTCCGACGGGGCGTTCCGGTTCGTGGACCTGTCGACCGGTGAGTACACCGTGATCGCCGCCGGCTATCCGCCGGTCGCCACCGTGCTCCAGCTCCCCGGGGGCGGGCGGACCGAACGCGACCTCCAGCTGGGACACGAGGACTGA
- a CDS encoding SRPBCC family protein encodes MAQVEATTERIIAADAETVFDALADYKEVRGKVLTGHFSEYEVREGGDGEGTLVHWKLQATSKRVRDCLLEVTEPTDGQLIEKDRNSSMVTTWTVTPAGEGKSKAVVSTVWNGAGGIGGFFEKTFAPKGLGRIYDELLRNLAAEVEK; translated from the coding sequence ATGGCGCAGGTCGAGGCCACGACAGAGCGAATCATCGCGGCGGACGCAGAGACGGTGTTCGATGCGCTGGCCGACTACAAGGAGGTCCGGGGCAAGGTGCTGACCGGGCACTTCAGCGAGTACGAGGTCCGCGAGGGCGGAGACGGTGAGGGAACCCTCGTCCACTGGAAGCTCCAGGCCACCAGCAAGCGGGTCCGTGACTGCCTGCTCGAGGTCACCGAGCCCACCGACGGGCAGCTGATCGAGAAGGACCGCAACTCCTCGATGGTCACCACCTGGACCGTCACCCCGGCCGGCGAGGGGAAGTCCAAGGCCGTCGTCTCCACCGTGTGGAACGGCGCCGGTGGCATCGGAGGCTTCTTCGAGAAGACCTTCGCGCCCAAGGGCCTCGGCCGGATCTACGACGAACTGCTCCGGAACCTCGCCGCCGAGGTCGAGAAGTAA
- a CDS encoding Rv2578c family radical SAM protein: MRWDNLAENTTKEGSGALFAADAVTTRTFDTPEFRGITFHEIRARSIVNRVPGASRMPFEWTVNPYRGCTHACVYCFARRTHSYLDLDTGLGFDSQIVVKVNAAELLSRHLASRTWQGQHIAMGTNVDCYQRAEGRYRLMPGILAALRDHANPFSVLTKGTLILRDLDLLRQAAEVTEVGVSVSVGFTDQELWRTVEPGTPSPERRLDVVRALTDSGIGCGVLMAPVIPFLGDHPDQLRDTVRAVAAAGATSVTPLVLHLRPGAREWFMQWLGRCHPHLVERYEQMYADGAYAPTWYQRDITRRVHELAAEFGIGPADRGGARSITRETPAPALDGPATGPTQLSLL, from the coding sequence ATGCGCTGGGACAATCTTGCAGAGAACACCACAAAAGAAGGCAGTGGTGCGCTCTTCGCCGCGGACGCGGTGACGACGCGTACCTTCGACACCCCCGAATTCAGGGGGATCACCTTCCACGAGATCCGGGCCCGCTCGATCGTGAACCGGGTGCCCGGGGCCTCCCGCATGCCGTTCGAGTGGACCGTGAACCCGTACCGGGGCTGCACCCACGCCTGCGTGTACTGCTTCGCCCGCAGGACCCACAGCTATCTGGACCTGGACACGGGGCTCGGTTTCGACTCCCAGATCGTCGTCAAGGTCAACGCCGCCGAACTGCTGAGCCGCCACCTGGCCTCCCGCACCTGGCAGGGCCAGCACATCGCGATGGGCACCAACGTCGACTGCTACCAGCGGGCGGAGGGCCGCTACCGGCTGATGCCCGGCATCCTCGCGGCCCTGCGCGACCACGCGAACCCGTTCTCCGTCCTGACCAAGGGCACGCTGATCCTGCGCGACCTCGACCTGCTGCGGCAGGCCGCCGAGGTCACCGAGGTCGGTGTCTCCGTCTCCGTCGGGTTCACCGACCAGGAGCTGTGGCGCACGGTCGAACCGGGCACCCCCTCCCCCGAACGCCGGCTGGACGTCGTCCGCGCCCTGACGGACAGCGGAATCGGCTGCGGGGTGCTGATGGCGCCCGTCATCCCCTTCCTCGGCGACCACCCCGATCAGCTGCGCGACACGGTCCGCGCGGTCGCCGCCGCCGGGGCGACCTCCGTCACCCCGCTCGTCCTGCATCTGCGGCCGGGCGCCCGCGAGTGGTTCATGCAGTGGCTCGGCCGCTGCCATCCGCACCTGGTGGAGCGGTACGAGCAGATGTACGCGGACGGGGCGTACGCACCGACCTGGTACCAGCGCGACATCACCCGCCGGGTCCACGAACTGGCGGCGGAATTCGGCATCGGCCCCGCCGACCGCGGTGGCGCCCGCAGCATCACCCGCGAGACCCCGGCGCCGGCCCTGGACGGCCCCGCGACCGGACCCACCCAGCTGTCACTGCTCTGA
- a CDS encoding alpha/beta hydrolase: MTKRAGILVAVGATVAGLVTAAPSTASAPSTTSAEAGTAAPGGAAPLKWTGCGTKSYPTLQCSTVRAPLDHDNPSGRPVTLALSRIPHTAKTFQGPLLVNPGGPGGSGLSMAGFVASALPAKLAAQYDVIGFDPRGVGKSTPALNCLPKYFDPVRPGSVPDSYEAERTARNRAASFAAACGEKHGDLLPYMDTVSAAKDLDVIRRALGARQVNYFGYSYGTYLGAVYAKLFPERVRRLVLDSVVDPDGVWYEDNLAQDHAFDARHKAFTAWVARNDATYGLGKDPARVEAAWYGMRDAVRKHPAAGKVGPGELEDTFMPGGYYDGYWPRLAEAFAAYVNDKDQDALATAYEDFAAVDKAGENGYSVYTAVQCRDAGWPRTWSTWRNDTWQAHRKSPFMTWNNTWYNAPCATWPVEPLEPVRVSNDEIPPALIFQATDDAATPYEGGVTMSRRLKGSGFVVEQGGGNHGITLSGNGCLDKHLVAYLTEGTLPSGGGSGADAVCAAQPEPKAAPAAKAGTNTKGSVLHGLLGFRG; the protein is encoded by the coding sequence ATGACGAAACGTGCAGGAATTCTGGTCGCCGTCGGTGCCACGGTCGCGGGTCTGGTGACCGCCGCGCCGTCCACCGCGTCCGCACCGTCCACCACGTCGGCCGAGGCGGGTACGGCGGCGCCGGGCGGCGCCGCGCCGCTGAAATGGACCGGCTGCGGGACGAAGTCGTATCCGACACTGCAGTGCTCGACCGTGCGTGCACCGCTCGACCATGACAACCCGTCAGGCAGGCCGGTCACCCTCGCCCTCTCCCGTATCCCGCACACGGCGAAGACCTTTCAGGGCCCGCTGCTGGTCAACCCAGGCGGCCCCGGCGGCAGCGGGCTCTCCATGGCGGGCTTCGTGGCGTCCGCGCTGCCCGCGAAGCTGGCGGCGCAGTACGACGTGATCGGGTTCGACCCGCGCGGGGTCGGGAAGAGCACCCCCGCGTTGAACTGCTTGCCGAAGTACTTCGACCCCGTGCGCCCCGGCTCCGTACCGGACTCCTACGAGGCAGAGAGGACGGCGCGCAACCGCGCGGCGTCCTTCGCCGCCGCGTGCGGCGAGAAGCACGGCGACCTGCTGCCGTACATGGACACCGTCAGCGCCGCGAAGGACCTCGACGTCATCCGCCGGGCCCTCGGCGCCCGGCAGGTCAACTACTTCGGCTACTCCTACGGCACCTATCTGGGCGCGGTCTACGCCAAGCTGTTCCCCGAGCGGGTCCGCCGCCTGGTGCTGGACTCGGTGGTCGACCCGGACGGCGTCTGGTACGAGGACAACCTCGCCCAGGACCACGCGTTCGACGCCCGCCACAAGGCCTTCACCGCATGGGTGGCGAGGAACGACGCGACCTACGGGCTCGGCAAGGACCCCGCCAGGGTCGAGGCCGCCTGGTACGGGATGCGCGACGCGGTGAGGAAGCACCCCGCGGCCGGCAAGGTCGGGCCGGGCGAGCTCGAGGACACCTTCATGCCGGGCGGCTACTACGACGGTTACTGGCCGCGCCTCGCCGAGGCGTTCGCGGCGTACGTGAACGACAAGGACCAGGACGCGCTCGCCACGGCGTACGAGGACTTCGCCGCCGTCGACAAGGCCGGCGAGAACGGGTACTCCGTCTACACGGCCGTGCAGTGCCGGGACGCGGGCTGGCCCCGGACCTGGAGCACCTGGCGCAACGACACCTGGCAGGCGCACCGCAAGTCACCCTTCATGACCTGGAACAACACCTGGTACAACGCCCCGTGCGCCACCTGGCCGGTGGAGCCGCTGGAGCCCGTACGGGTCAGCAACGACGAGATCCCGCCCGCGCTGATCTTCCAGGCCACCGACGACGCGGCCACCCCGTACGAGGGCGGCGTCACCATGAGCCGCAGGCTCAAGGGCTCCGGCTTCGTCGTCGAGCAGGGCGGCGGCAACCACGGCATCACGCTGAGCGGCAACGGGTGCCTGGACAAGCACCTGGTGGCCTACCTCACCGAAGGCACCCTCCCGTCAGGCGGCGGCAGCGGCGCGGACGCGGTCTGCGCCGCCCAGCCGGAACCGAAGGCCGCCCCGGCGGCGAAGGCGGGCACGAACACGAAGGGAAGCGTGCTGCACGGCCTGCTCGGCTTCCGCGGCTGA